The genomic segment ACAGGGCGGTCTTGCCGATGCCGGGGTCACCCCACAGCACCAGCGTTGCCCCGTTGCCTTGCCGAGCACCGTCAAGGATCCGGTCAAGGGCTGCCTGCTCCTGGCGCCGTCCGTACAGGTCCATTTGCTTGAAAGCTTAATGGGTTGCGATCGCCCCGAGCCACTCCCGGTACCCACGTTCCACCCGATTTGGCAGTTCCATGACCGATACGGTGACGGATTCGCTGCCGTCCCTTCATCCGTAGCGTCGAAAACGTGATCAGCGCGTTCGCGGAACTGGGCTACGCCGTCGGCCCGACCAACGGAGGCATCAGCAGGCTCCACCAAGTCGTTCCCGCCCAGGACTTCGACAGGCGACTCCGCACACTCAACCGGCCGGCCGACTGTCGACCGTGAATCAACCACCAAGACCTCGAAGGAACGGCAGCAAGGAGAAGTACGCCGCTGACGCCGTCATCCGCGATGACGGCGGGAAGCCGGACGACATCCATACACACCCCAGTCGAGCCTGGTCGGCCGCGTCGCCCTGTCGCGGCGGGCCCGCGCCGCCGTACCCACCGCCACCCCACACACCGAGGGCGACGCGGCAGGCCTCACCCAGGGCTCCAACTCGCCGTCCACCGCGTCGTCCAGGAAGTCCTGACCAACATCGTCAAGTACGCCGCCCCCGCACACCGCGGCGCACGTCATCGTCGCCCCCGCCCTCGACGCCGTAGACGTCACCGCCGAGGACACCCGACCCTCGCGCACCCCACGGGTGGACGGTCATGACGGCGGTGACCAGAGGCCGGTCGGCATACGTGAGCGGGCCGCCCTCTGCCAGGAGAGGTCACCGCGGGCCCCAGCTCCCGCGGCGACAGGACCGTCCCTGCCCTTCTCGCCCCCACCACCCCCACCACCCCCACCACCCCCACTACCCCCACTACCGCCCACACGGAGACTTGACATGACCACCGTTCTCATCGTCGACGACCACGCCCTGCAGCGCTTCGGATTCCGGATGCTTCTGGAACAGCACCCCGATCTGACCGTGGTGGGCGAGGCCGCCCACGGCGCGGAAGCGGTCCGCAAAGCAGCCGAACTTCGCCCCGACGTCGTACTCATGGACGTACGGATGCCCGGCATGGACGGCATCGAGGCCACCCGCCGCATCATCGAGTCCGGAGGCCGCTCCCACGTCCTGGTCCTGACCATCTTCGACATCGACGAGCACGCCTGCGATGCCCTGCGCGCCGGTGCCAGGGGATTTCTGCTGAAGGACGCGCGGCCCGACGAACTCGTCGCCGGTATCCGGTCCGTGGCCGCCGGGGACGTGGTCATCGCCCCCGGCCTGACTCGCGAGCTCATCGACGTCCTCTCCGACCGTCTGCCCGGCCACGCCCCGGGCCAGAAGCAGCGCCTCGCCTTCCTGACCCAGCGCGAACGCGAGTCCCTCACCCAGCGCGAACGTGCATCCCTCACCCAGCGCGAGCGCGAGGTGCTGACCGCTCTCGCCTCCGGCTGGAGCAACCTCGAGATCGGCGAACGGTTGTCGCTGGCCGAATCCACCGTGAAGACCCACGTCAGCCACATCCTCGCCAAGATCGGCGCCCGGGACCGTGTTCAGGCAGTGATCTTCGCCTACGACATCGGACTGGTCAGACCCGCACGACCAGCTGGTTTTGTTGAGGGAACCCGACACCACTTGTCGCTCAGGGCCGAGAACGCCGCGTCTGGCCGGAGGGCGATGTCTGTGAGTTTTGGCAACGCTTGAGGGCTTGCGGTGGGAGAGGGCCGGGCCATGGCCGACATCGGGGAGGCGACGGCCACCCCGTAGCCGGGCCACCGGTCTCTCCCCCGGGTCGGTGGCCTCGCGGCAGCGGAGTGGTCATCGCACCGAGCGCGTGCGCCGAGGTGCGCCTGCTCCCCCCGCCACTTATGTGAGTACGGTCATAATCCCAAAGCCGGCCAGACCCTTGCCCGTGGACCGACCCCCTGCTTATTATCGTACGGTCGTAATGTAAAAGTCTCAACGAGCGTGCGTGCGCAGCGTCCTGCGGAGCCGCCGACCAAAGAGGCCCAGCAACTCTCTCAGCCGAAGGGGACTTCCCATGAAGTCGCTGGTCTTGCCGAAGACGACGCCTGGGGCAGCGGACGAGGCGCGGGGTGCGGAACGGACGGACACCGATACGGCCGCCGCACGACGAAGCCCGGGTGCTCCCGGTCCACTCGCCTCCTTCGCCCGGTTCGTCCTGTTCGGCGGCGGTGTCGGGGCCGCGTCCAGCACTGCCGTGGTCGAGCTCGCCGGACTGATGCCCTGGGCTGTGGCGAATGCCCTGATCACCGTCGCCTCGACTCTCCTCAGTACGGAGCTCCACGCGCACTTCACCTTCGGGGCAGGGCGAGCAGGATGGCGGCGGCACTGGCAGTCAGCGGGGTCGGCCATGGCCGCCTACGGGGTGACCTCCACCGCGGTGCTCGTCCTGCACCTCGTGCAGCCGTCGGCCGGAGTGCTCTACGAGCAGGTCGTCTACCTCACCGCCGCCGGGCTCGCCGGTATCGGGCGTTTCCTGGTGCTGCGTGTGTTCGTCTTCGCCGGTGGCCGGACCCGGACCACGGTGCCGGCCATGAGCCCGGCGCCGGCACGGGAAACGGGCGTCAAGGTGTCCGTGCTCTTCCCGGCACCGGCGCTGTCCTGAGGGTGCGCTGGTGCGCCGGTCCCCGATCGCCGCGCGTCCTCGGCCTCGGCTCGCCCGCCCTCTTGTGAGACCTGTGCCTGCCCGGGAGAAGCCCGCGACGCCGGTGCAACTCGTCCCCGCCCGGCTACGCCGGGACGCCGGGACCCGCGTGCGCAGCACTTCGCAGGTGACGAGGCCCCGCAAGGGGGCGTTCGCGGGCGTGGGGTGCCGGCGCTCGCTGGAGTGCGGCTCGTCGGCCGCCGGAACCTGCCGTACCAGGAGAACGCCGCCGGCCGGCGACTCAGTTCGACGTTCCTCATCTGCGAATCCGCAAGGGCCGGTCCAGACACGTCGGCGCCGACACCGCACACCTCTCTGACAGCCCGCCCTGTTCCGCACCATTCCGCCGGCAGCCCCCGGTCGCGAAGGAGGGTCCGCCCCGGCGGTGCACGATGATCGGCCAGCCACGGCAGGAACGGTTCGCAGCAACGGTGTCCGCAGCGACGTCAGAGGCGGTGTAGAGGCGGTGCCAAAGGCAAAAGCCCTGTTCTGACGTCACCGCGCCAGGGCTCCGCTCCGTACGGGCGGGCCTCCTACCTGCTCCCCCGCAGCACCTCTGACTCGGTCACGGCACCCCGGTCCGCCGCTGCTTCGGCGGCATGGTGCTGTGCCACCTGGATGTGGCGCAGGCCGAACCAGGCGACCAGTGCTATCAGCGCGAAGGCCGCCCCGGCGAGGACGAAGCTGAGGGTGAACTGCGATTCGGCGGGCAGAGCAGGGGAGCCGGCAGGGAGGTGCCCGACGCTCTTGGAGGCCAGCACGGTGGTGATCACAGCGCTGCCGATGGCGCTGCCGGTGGAGCGGGAGATGGAGTTGATGCCGTTGGCTATGCCGCTCTCGCGCTGCGGCA from the Streptomyces sp. NBC_00310 genome contains:
- a CDS encoding response regulator transcription factor → MTTVLIVDDHALQRFGFRMLLEQHPDLTVVGEAAHGAEAVRKAAELRPDVVLMDVRMPGMDGIEATRRIIESGGRSHVLVLTIFDIDEHACDALRAGARGFLLKDARPDELVAGIRSVAAGDVVIAPGLTRELIDVLSDRLPGHAPGQKQRLAFLTQRERESLTQRERASLTQREREVLTALASGWSNLEIGERLSLAESTVKTHVSHILAKIGARDRVQAVIFAYDIGLVRPARPAGFVEGTRHHLSLRAENAASGRRAMSVSFGNA
- a CDS encoding GtrA family protein → MKSLVLPKTTPGAADEARGAERTDTDTAAARRSPGAPGPLASFARFVLFGGGVGAASSTAVVELAGLMPWAVANALITVASTLLSTELHAHFTFGAGRAGWRRHWQSAGSAMAAYGVTSTAVLVLHLVQPSAGVLYEQVVYLTAAGLAGIGRFLVLRVFVFAGGRTRTTVPAMSPAPARETGVKVSVLFPAPALS
- a CDS encoding ATP-binding protein; its protein translation is MDLYGRRQEQAALDRILDGARQGNGATLVLWGDPGIGKTALLEYVTESAAADFAVLRCGALAWSRG